The following coding sequences are from one Tachysurus vachellii isolate PV-2020 chromosome 7, HZAU_Pvac_v1, whole genome shotgun sequence window:
- the LOC132848179 gene encoding leptin receptor gene-related protein-like, protein MAGIKALVSLSFSGALGLTFLLLGCALEQYGVYWPLFVLMFYVISPLPYFIATRCGDDTDSSSNTCRELSHFLTTGIVISAYGLPVVLARTEVIKWGACGLVMAGNSVIFITILGFFLVFGGSDDFSWEQW, encoded by the exons CTCTGGTCAGTTTGTCCTTCAGTGGTGCCCTTGGATTGACCTTTTTGCTTTTGGGCTGTGCATTAGAGCAGTATGG AGTCTACTGGCCTCTGTTCGTACTGATGTTCTACGTGATCTCGCCGTTGCCGTACTTCATTGCCACCAGGTGCGGCGATGACACTGATTCCTCGAGCAATACGTGCAGGGAGCTCTCACATTTCCTGACCACAGGGATCGTGATCTCGGCGTACGGGCTACCTGTCGTGCTGGCTCGTACAGAAGTG ATCAAATGGGGAGCCTGTGGCCTGGTGATGGCAGGAAACAGTGTCATCTTCATCACCATCCTTGGTTTCTTCCTGGTGTTTGGTGGCAGCGATGACTTTAGTTGGGAGCAATGGTAA